In Vagococcus hydrophili, one DNA window encodes the following:
- a CDS encoding winged helix-turn-helix transcriptional regulator: MAKKIYQLGIEATLDVIGGKWKPIILCHLGHENLRTGELKRRIPDVTQKMLTQQLRELEEDGIVAREVFNQVPPKVIYSLTEEGKGLRDILVAMSIWDEEKVAKARENGEDIQIIHNNHSGYLEMENQ, from the coding sequence ATGGCAAAAAAAATTTATCAATTAGGAATAGAAGCAACGTTAGATGTGATTGGTGGTAAATGGAAACCTATTATTTTATGTCATTTAGGGCATGAAAATTTACGTACAGGTGAATTGAAAAGACGAATTCCTGATGTGACTCAAAAAATGTTAACGCAGCAACTTAGAGAATTAGAAGAGGACGGAATAGTGGCAAGAGAAGTATTTAATCAAGTTCCGCCAAAAGTTATCTATTCTTTGACTGAAGAGGGTAAGGGATTACGAGATATTTTAGTTGCCATGTCTATCTGGGACGAAGAAAAAGTCGCCAAAGCTAGAGAAAACGGTGAGGATATTCAAATAATACATAATAATCATAGTGGTTATTTAGAAATGGAGAATCAGTAA
- a CDS encoding YbaN family protein, translating into MKRVIFFILGCLTFVLGTIGLFLPVLPTVPFYLATSFLWVNSSQKWHDYFTQTTWYKTHMQGIIENREMSSSQLRKILGIVFLTLGIPFLLVDSLIMRIVLATVFIAHCIFLPMYFKKKEKVVEEKG; encoded by the coding sequence ATGAAGAGAGTTATCTTTTTTATTTTAGGTTGTTTAACTTTTGTTTTAGGAACAATCGGTTTATTTTTACCAGTATTACCAACAGTTCCATTTTACCTAGCGACATCCTTTTTATGGGTTAATAGTTCTCAAAAATGGCATGACTACTTTACGCAGACAACTTGGTATAAAACCCATATGCAAGGAATTATTGAGAACAGAGAGATGAGTTCAAGCCAACTTAGAAAGATATTGGGAATTGTCTTTTTAACGCTAGGCATTCCATTTTTACTCGTTGATTCACTCATTATGAGAATTGTTTTAGCTACCGTATTTATTGCTCACTGTATCTTTTTACCCATGTATTTTAAGAAGAAGGAAAAAGTGGTTGAGGAAAAAGGGTAG
- a CDS encoding helix-turn-helix transcriptional regulator, with protein MNLNNQIKKYREQKGYSQEVLAEKIYVSRQTISNWETGKSYPDIHNILLLSTLFNVSLDELVKGDVEMMKRKISNKKLDQLAWVMIVFIGLAAISVGVIFNYLDDSMWLLLIPFCLWLVGMITALKLEKIKKKEDIKTYREIIAFYEGGDLAKIRGKRDKKKDFWEKNLIVIVFVLIVVVIMLLSIWLFS; from the coding sequence ATGAACTTAAATAATCAAATAAAAAAGTATCGGGAACAAAAAGGTTATTCCCAAGAAGTGTTAGCAGAAAAAATATATGTCTCGAGACAAACCATTTCAAATTGGGAGACGGGAAAAAGTTATCCTGATATTCATAATATTTTGCTTTTAAGTACACTCTTTAATGTTTCTTTGGATGAATTAGTCAAAGGAGACGTAGAGATGATGAAGAGAAAAATTAGTAACAAGAAATTGGATCAGTTAGCGTGGGTTATGATTGTTTTTATAGGACTTGCGGCAATATCGGTTGGTGTGATTTTTAACTATTTGGATGACAGTATGTGGTTACTATTGATTCCGTTTTGTTTGTGGTTAGTTGGGATGATAACAGCTCTCAAATTAGAAAAGATTAAGAAAAAAGAAGATATCAAAACATACAGAGAAATTATAGCTTTTTATGAAGGCGGAGATTTAGCTAAAATAAGAGGGAAGAGAGATAAGAAAAAAGATTTTTGGGAAAAGAATTTGATTGTAATAGTATTTGTTTTGATTGTAGTTGTAATTATGTTACTCAGTATATGGCTATTTAGTTAA
- a CDS encoding GNAT family N-acetyltransferase produces MEIIKEIPTLSDYRMLCSAVGWAEVMNFEAAETSLKHSLFGITIKENEKTVGMGRIIGDGAIYFYIQDIVVHPKYQKQGIGHLIMETLMAYLKENAPDKAFVGLFASEGNESFYQKYAFEDYSPNMTGMFTVIEKK; encoded by the coding sequence ATGGAAATAATAAAAGAAATCCCTACGCTATCTGACTACCGAATGCTATGTTCTGCTGTTGGTTGGGCTGAGGTTATGAATTTTGAAGCGGCTGAAACGTCACTTAAACATTCTCTTTTTGGGATCACGATTAAAGAAAATGAAAAGACAGTTGGGATGGGACGGATTATTGGCGATGGCGCCATTTATTTCTACATCCAAGATATCGTGGTTCATCCTAAGTATCAAAAACAAGGTATTGGTCATTTAATTATGGAGACTCTTATGGCTTATTTAAAAGAAAATGCTCCTGATAAAGCTTTTGTCGGTTTGTTTGCATCAGAAGGAAACGAATCATTTTATCAAAAATATGCTTTTGAAGATTATTCACCTAATATGACAGGGATGTTTACGGTGATTGAAAAGAAATAA
- a CDS encoding cyclic nucleotide-binding domain-containing protein codes for MKKINQPTLMKQYMEKYHLTDYFSQDVSSHLNLYFWKKGEHICREEENNDYLFFFVDGKAKVYTTLKNGKSLLICFYDDFNLIGSLEMMDHRLSTASIQVIEDSFCIGIKQRAVQKYLFGDVVFLQFILRSLSTELERSTKNSSINLLYPLENRLASYLFATKEEPDLAISAYPVFNENLTSLAELLGTSYRHLHRSLKVLADKKVINKTAHGFELIDLPQLEELAADLYH; via the coding sequence ATGAAAAAAATCAATCAGCCAACATTGATGAAGCAATACATGGAAAAATACCACCTAACTGACTACTTCTCTCAAGATGTGAGTTCTCATTTAAATTTGTATTTTTGGAAAAAAGGCGAGCATATTTGTCGTGAAGAAGAAAACAATGACTATCTTTTTTTCTTTGTGGATGGCAAAGCGAAAGTTTACACTACACTAAAAAATGGGAAATCACTTTTAATTTGTTTTTATGATGATTTTAATTTAATTGGCAGTTTAGAAATGATGGATCACCGTCTGTCAACAGCTAGTATTCAAGTAATTGAGGACTCCTTTTGTATCGGCATTAAACAGCGAGCTGTTCAGAAATATTTATTTGGAGATGTGGTTTTTTTACAATTTATTTTACGTTCTTTAAGCACTGAATTAGAACGCTCTACTAAGAACAGTTCAATTAATTTACTCTATCCATTAGAGAATCGTTTGGCGAGTTATTTATTTGCCACAAAGGAAGAGCCAGATTTAGCGATATCAGCTTATCCTGTTTTCAATGAGAATTTAACGTCACTGGCTGAACTTTTAGGTACTAGCTACCGTCATTTACATCGGTCTTTAAAAGTTCTTGCCGACAAAAAAGTAATTAATAAAACGGCACATGGTTTTGAATTGATTGATTTGCCTCAATTAGAAGAACTAGCCGCTGATTTATACCACTAA
- a CDS encoding DMT family transporter, giving the protein MKIISIFIGALITIMIALNGILSQYLGNYVSSVIIHLLGLIGMIFILIVTKTKIKYRNNLRWYFYSAGIIGVFTVIFNNISFAALGVSLTVSLGLLGQSLSSLVIDHFGLLGMNKALFESKKIIGIVFILLGIIVMSLV; this is encoded by the coding sequence ATGAAAATAATATCAATTTTTATCGGTGCGTTAATCACAATTATGATTGCCTTAAACGGTATTTTATCTCAATATTTAGGCAATTATGTTTCAAGTGTCATCATTCATTTATTAGGTTTAATCGGAATGATTTTTATTTTAATTGTAACAAAAACAAAAATTAAATACAGAAATAATTTACGCTGGTATTTTTATAGTGCAGGAATAATTGGCGTATTCACCGTGATTTTTAATAATATTAGTTTTGCTGCCTTAGGAGTCTCACTGACAGTATCTCTAGGATTGTTAGGTCAGTCGTTATCCTCGTTAGTGATTGATCATTTTGGTTTATTAGGGATGAATAAAGCTCTCTTTGAATCAAAAAAAATAATCGGTATTGTGTTTATTTTACTTGGAATTATTGTTATGAGTTTGGTTTAG
- a CDS encoding DMT family transporter has product MILIYFLLAFLAGVSIVIARIINAQLAGRIGLFESTYFNYLTGLGSSIIILLISGELLGFSISNVEKIPYWAYLGGVLSILVVVLSSYITPKISVFYQTLFVFVGQLFVGMLIDYVLLQELSVNKIIGGSLVLCGLIFNLVVDKKSMA; this is encoded by the coding sequence ATGATTTTAATTTATTTTTTACTCGCATTTTTAGCAGGTGTTTCAATTGTCATAGCGAGAATTATTAATGCCCAATTAGCAGGGCGAATTGGTTTATTCGAAAGTACTTATTTTAATTATTTGACGGGCTTAGGAAGTTCTATCATTATTCTTTTGATTAGTGGAGAGCTCTTAGGTTTTTCCATAAGTAATGTGGAAAAAATACCATACTGGGCCTATTTAGGTGGAGTTTTAAGTATCTTAGTAGTTGTTTTATCTAGTTATATTACACCTAAAATCTCTGTTTTCTATCAAACTCTTTTTGTCTTTGTGGGACAATTATTTGTGGGGATGCTGATTGACTATGTTTTATTACAAGAGTTGTCAGTAAACAAAATTATTGGTGGTAGTTTGGTATTGTGCGGTTTAATTTTTAACTTAGTAGTAGATAAAAAGAGTATGGCCTAA
- a CDS encoding ATP-binding protein gives MALQIKKKQRFSLRVIIIFIVIFSILISLIASNLLIKNYVINQEMKKTKDKISSVARVTVNQPEIIEAIENQESKNNVQEIALKIRQATNVDFVVVLDKDLIRLSHPDVTVIGQPFSNLPDARRALEGESHFSTEDGVLGKGTRYFEPIKNKSGEIIGVVCVGLISKTIDSDIAEAQSQLIYGLLLGLGVGVIGAIYGASRIKKILFNLEPYEIANLLYDKEVVENEITECILAINLEQEVILMNKEASSLIKKTDANFDVKMNQKIPAEIYEVLFAATFTEKTKSKDQRLLLGDIEIVANMSPIFSKEVFAGGVVTFRDQSELTNLVQQLSGTEQYIDSLRAQTHEFMNKMQVIMGMIELKQYDQVTNYMQDLHQNYQSDVGYITDKIKSPAIAGYLLGKAGEAEEKKINFTMIPESFLPELVTDNDIHELLQVLGNILTNAFDAVQLAETKEVSLLIKYEEEGQIIMMDVMDSGTGIPKEIEEKIFNNRFSTKNHDRGYGLYLVNKTVTSREGIIEFSARKQGGTHFYVEFPVMGEEHDHTNY, from the coding sequence ATGGCGTTACAGATTAAAAAGAAACAACGCTTTTCACTGCGTGTGATTATTATTTTTATTGTTATTTTTTCAATATTGATTTCGTTAATTGCTTCAAATCTTTTGATTAAAAACTATGTGATTAACCAAGAAATGAAGAAAACCAAAGATAAAATTAGTTCGGTGGCTAGAGTAACAGTCAATCAGCCAGAAATTATTGAGGCGATAGAGAATCAGGAATCTAAGAATAACGTTCAAGAGATAGCTTTAAAAATTAGGCAGGCAACAAACGTGGATTTTGTGGTTGTTTTAGATAAAGACTTGATTCGACTATCCCACCCTGATGTCACAGTTATTGGACAACCGTTTTCTAATCTTCCCGATGCAAGAAGGGCACTTGAAGGAGAAAGTCATTTTTCTACTGAGGACGGGGTGTTAGGTAAAGGAACCCGCTATTTTGAGCCAATTAAAAATAAATCAGGAGAAATTATTGGTGTGGTCTGTGTTGGTTTGATTTCGAAAACAATTGACTCAGATATTGCAGAAGCCCAAAGTCAGTTGATATACGGGTTATTACTTGGTTTAGGTGTTGGTGTGATAGGTGCTATTTACGGTGCAAGTCGCATAAAAAAAATATTATTTAACTTAGAACCTTATGAAATTGCGAATTTACTTTATGATAAGGAAGTTGTGGAAAATGAAATCACTGAATGTATTTTAGCGATTAATTTAGAGCAAGAAGTTATTTTAATGAATAAAGAAGCTTCTTCCTTAATCAAAAAAACGGATGCTAATTTTGATGTGAAAATGAATCAAAAAATCCCAGCTGAAATCTACGAGGTGCTTTTTGCGGCAACTTTTACAGAAAAAACAAAGAGCAAAGATCAAAGGCTTCTTTTAGGAGATATTGAGATTGTGGCGAATATGTCACCGATTTTTTCAAAAGAAGTTTTTGCCGGTGGCGTGGTAACCTTTAGGGACCAATCTGAGTTGACTAATCTTGTTCAGCAGTTAAGTGGAACAGAGCAGTACATTGATTCACTCAGAGCTCAAACCCATGAATTTATGAATAAAATGCAAGTGATTATGGGAATGATTGAGTTAAAACAATACGATCAAGTAACCAATTATATGCAAGATTTACATCAAAATTACCAAAGTGATGTGGGTTATATTACAGATAAGATTAAATCACCAGCAATTGCAGGATATTTACTGGGTAAAGCTGGGGAAGCCGAAGAGAAGAAAATTAATTTTACCATGATTCCAGAATCTTTTCTGCCAGAACTAGTAACAGATAACGATATCCATGAATTATTACAAGTCTTAGGCAATATTTTAACGAATGCTTTTGACGCTGTTCAGTTGGCAGAAACAAAAGAAGTGTCTCTTTTAATAAAATATGAAGAAGAGGGACAAATTATTATGATGGACGTGATGGATAGCGGAACTGGTATACCAAAAGAGATTGAAGAGAAAATTTTTAATAATCGTTTTTCAACTAAAAATCATGACCGAGGTTACGGTTTATACTTAGTCAATAAAACAGTCACATCAAGAGAGGGAATCATTGAATTTTCAGCAAGAAAACAAGGTGGCACACACTTTTATGTTGAATTTCCAGTGATGGGGGAAGAGCATGACCATACTAATTATTGA
- a CDS encoding response regulator, translating to MTILIIEDDPMVASLNQQFVENILPKAHIENVRQTKDGLKIIQRENVRLILLDVFLPEQTGLEFLKELHQLEINIPVILITAADDMHTLEEALKYNVIDYLIKPFTFERFKLAFQKFDILDEMTDKKTTTNQQALDAFFNQTTTKKEEIHCGEELPKGLSKLTFSKVIEGIKTMEQPFSTENLSKEIALSRISTKKYITFLTEIAVLGETMHYREIGRPITLYKLVEDYEEKVGEYL from the coding sequence ATGACCATACTAATTATTGAAGATGATCCAATGGTGGCATCACTGAATCAACAGTTTGTTGAGAATATATTACCAAAGGCTCACATCGAAAACGTTCGTCAAACAAAGGACGGATTAAAAATTATTCAAAGAGAAAACGTTCGTTTGATTTTGTTAGATGTATTTTTACCAGAGCAAACAGGACTCGAATTTTTAAAAGAGTTACATCAATTAGAGATAAATATTCCAGTTATCTTAATTACCGCAGCAGATGATATGCACACGCTAGAAGAAGCGCTGAAATACAATGTGATTGATTATTTAATCAAGCCGTTTACCTTTGAGCGCTTTAAACTAGCTTTTCAAAAATTTGATATTTTAGATGAAATGACTGATAAGAAAACAACGACGAACCAACAAGCTTTGGATGCTTTTTTTAACCAAACGACTACAAAAAAAGAAGAAATCCATTGCGGAGAAGAGTTACCAAAAGGCTTGTCGAAATTAACGTTTAGTAAAGTAATCGAAGGTATTAAAACAATGGAACAACCTTTTTCAACGGAAAATCTATCGAAAGAAATAGCCTTATCTCGTATCTCAACTAAAAAATATATCACCTTTTTAACAGAAATAGCCGTCTTGGGAGAAACCATGCACTACCGAGAAATAGGACGACCGATTACGTTGTACAAATTGGTAGAAGATTATGAAGAGAAGGTTGGGGAGTATTTGTAG
- a CDS encoding 2-hydroxyacid dehydrogenase, whose protein sequence is MTFKIACYGVRENEVPFFNKLNKYDFELTLIEDLLTSENPETFANHDAVLLRGNCTADRTNIEKMAKEGIKYVFTRTVGFNHIDLKAAEEFNMSVARVPSYSPNAIAELSLTLAMMLLRSTAHTTMRTANKNFKVDGEMFSKEIRNCKVGIIGTGKIGLTEAKLFKGLGAEVLGYDIYENEEAKATLTYKELDELLAESDIVSLHVPYFPGKNDKMVDAEFIGKMKDGAILINTARGELQDNEAILKALQADKLAGFGTDVFANEQSLFFKEFKPWEPLPDTTVQMLVDMYPRVLVTPHVGSNTDEALCNMIETSYENFNDVLTVGETANKVVLA, encoded by the coding sequence ATGACTTTTAAAATAGCTTGCTACGGCGTAAGAGAAAACGAAGTACCATTCTTTAATAAATTAAACAAATACGATTTTGAGTTAACTTTAATCGAAGACTTATTAACTTCTGAAAACCCAGAAACATTTGCAAACCATGATGCAGTATTATTACGTGGAAACTGTACAGCGGACCGTACCAACATTGAAAAGATGGCGAAAGAAGGCATTAAATATGTCTTCACTCGTACAGTTGGTTTTAACCATATTGATTTAAAAGCGGCTGAAGAATTCAACATGTCAGTTGCTCGCGTTCCTTCTTATTCTCCAAATGCGATTGCTGAATTATCATTAACACTTGCCATGATGTTACTTAGATCAACGGCTCACACAACTATGAGAACAGCTAACAAAAATTTCAAAGTTGATGGCGAAATGTTTAGTAAAGAAATCCGTAACTGTAAAGTTGGAATTATCGGAACTGGTAAAATCGGCTTAACTGAAGCGAAACTTTTCAAAGGTTTAGGCGCTGAAGTTTTAGGTTATGATATTTATGAAAACGAAGAAGCTAAAGCGACATTAACTTACAAAGAATTAGATGAATTATTAGCTGAATCTGATATCGTCAGCTTACACGTTCCTTACTTCCCAGGAAAAAATGACAAAATGGTAGACGCTGAATTTATCGGTAAAATGAAAGACGGCGCAATTTTAATCAACACTGCTCGTGGAGAGTTACAAGATAATGAAGCCATTCTTAAAGCCTTACAAGCAGATAAATTAGCAGGTTTTGGGACTGATGTGTTTGCTAATGAGCAATCATTGTTCTTCAAAGAATTCAAACCTTGGGAACCACTACCAGATACAACGGTTCAAATGTTAGTTGATATGTACCCACGTGTTCTTGTTACACCTCACGTTGGTTCAAACACTGATGAAGCCCTATGTAACATGATCGAAACAAGCTACGAAAACTTCAACGACGTCCTAACAGTCGGCGAAACAGCAAACAAAGTTGTTTTAGCGTAA
- a CDS encoding AEC family transporter, giving the protein MNFGEIIKATLTDMNIISAITSTIFIILLGFFCRKKGIFTDQVGKILTKVVLTVALPALAFNAFMQDIDGDILKQGMNVLIWGLIIYVILIFASKPLFMKYKGDKQDTLRVLTIFGSTTFFGTPIVSAIYGPVGVMFSSIFNIGYRIFLYSYGYIKMSGLKMELKNIKTMFLNPIVLATFAGLFIWVFQGYMPQMSVAGVDGAMHDVAFLRIDQTAVWLFKPMTFLAGLASPLAWLAIGATLGEVSFKDAATDKTSWYYSFAKVILVPALNIVLLAALTLTGILPVSFEALATIVIMMATPTATVAAAYAISFDKEAILASNCSLISTVTAVIMTPIWIVVLEIISKSGLF; this is encoded by the coding sequence ATGAACTTTGGAGAAATTATAAAAGCTACTTTAACAGATATGAATATTATTAGTGCCATTACATCAACGATCTTTATCATCTTACTCGGATTCTTTTGTCGTAAGAAAGGCATCTTCACTGATCAAGTCGGAAAAATATTAACAAAAGTAGTTCTAACAGTTGCTTTACCTGCCTTAGCATTCAACGCATTCATGCAAGACATTGACGGTGACATCTTGAAACAAGGTATGAACGTTTTAATCTGGGGATTAATTATCTATGTCATCTTAATCTTTGCTTCTAAGCCATTATTTATGAAATACAAAGGTGACAAACAAGATACTTTACGTGTGTTAACTATTTTTGGATCAACTACATTCTTTGGTACACCGATTGTTAGTGCTATCTATGGTCCAGTTGGTGTTATGTTCAGCTCAATCTTCAACATTGGTTACCGTATTTTCTTATACTCATATGGTTACATCAAAATGAGTGGTTTAAAAATGGAATTAAAAAATATCAAAACAATGTTCTTAAATCCAATCGTTTTAGCAACATTTGCTGGTCTTTTCATCTGGGTTTTCCAAGGTTATATGCCTCAAATGTCAGTCGCTGGTGTTGACGGTGCGATGCATGATGTTGCTTTTTTAAGAATTGATCAAACAGCTGTCTGGTTATTCAAACCAATGACTTTCTTAGCTGGTTTAGCTTCTCCACTTGCTTGGCTTGCTATCGGTGCCACTCTTGGTGAAGTAAGCTTTAAAGACGCTGCAACTGACAAAACATCTTGGTACTACAGTTTTGCTAAAGTTATCTTAGTTCCAGCTTTAAACATTGTCCTACTTGCTGCTTTAACACTAACTGGTATCTTACCTGTAAGTTTTGAAGCATTAGCTACAATCGTTATTATGATGGCAACACCTACTGCCACAGTCGCTGCCGCCTATGCGATTAGTTTTGACAAAGAAGCAATACTTGCCTCTAACTGTTCACTGATTTCAACAGTTACCGCAGTTATCATGACACCAATTTGGATTGTCGTATTAGAAATTATTAGTAAATCAGGATTATTTTAA